In Ipomoea triloba cultivar NCNSP0323 chromosome 7, ASM357664v1, a single genomic region encodes these proteins:
- the LOC116024184 gene encoding uncharacterized protein LOC116024184: MGFSDWVRVEAVGFSGGIWTFWNVSSQVSVIVTHPQFIILKIRNDQRNPWFYAVVYGSPTHHLRRRLWAELTTVKHSLHGPLLIAGDFNSVITREDTDNYTTFSSQRSSDFAEWIHSEDLVDMGYNGPKFTWVKTFSSGVAKSARLDRAFCNVQWLQLFPEASVSHLPRVASDHAPMLIRVAPRTPIVRPFPFRFQAAWFTNTGLYEIVRTTWNPNIDFCTNITRMGSTLAGWNKNIFGNIHHKKKAVLARLSGIQHRMAISPHGGLLKLERKLMEEYHDILYQEELLWFQRSREEWISSGDRNTAYYHAATTIRRARNTVQALKGDDGVWIMDSATLKTYVRAFYEDLFSSDTRTFTHAVLEGVFPVLPQAD, from the coding sequence ATGGGTTTCTCTGATTGGGTTCGGGTCGAGGCGGTGGGCTTCAGTGGAGGCATTTGGACCTTTTGGAATGTCTCTTCGCAAGTCTCGGTTATTGTTACTCATCCTCAATTCATTATTTTGAAGATTCGGAATGACCAACGAAATCCTTGGTTTTATGCGGTGGTCTACGGCAGCCCCACTCACCATTTACGTCGTAGGCTGTGGGCTGAGTTAACTACCGTTAAGCACTCCCTCCATGGGCCTCTTTTGATTGCTGGCGATTTCAACTCCGTGATTACTCGGGAAGATACTGACAATTATACCACTTTCTCGTCTCAGCGCAGTTCGGATTTCGCTGAGTGGATTCATTCGGAAGACCTCGTGGACATGGGCTATAATGGTCCAAAATTTACTTGGGTCAAGACCTTTTCGAGTGGTGTCGCCAAGAGTGCCCGGTTAGACAGAGCTTTCTGTAACGTTCAATGGCTCCAACTCTTTCCGGAGGCATCAGTCTCTCATCTTCCTCGAGTCGCGTCGGATCATGCCCCGATGTTGATACGAGTGGCGCCTCGTACTCCTATTGTCAGGCCTTTTCCTTTCAGGTTCCAAGCAGCCTGGTTCACGAACACCGGGCTGTATGAGATTGTTAGGACCACGTGGAATCCTAATATTGATTTTTGTACTAACATTACTCGTATGGGGTCTACCCTTGCAGGTTGGAACAAGAACATTTTTGGGAACATTCATCACAAGAAAAAAGCGGTTTTGGCCCGGTTGTCTGGTATTCAACATCGCATGGCCATTTCTCCCCATGGCGGGCTGCTTAAACTTGAACGAAAACTTATGGAAGAATACCATGATATTCTGTATCAAGAGGAGCTTTTGTGGTTCCAGCGGTCAAGGGAGGAATGGATTTCTTCGGGTGATCGTAACACGGCGTACTATCATGCTGCAACCACTATTCGACGGGCGCGTAACACAGTCCAGGCCTTAAAGGGCGACGATGGCGTTTGGATTATGGATTCGGCGACGCTGAAAACATATGTGAGGGCTTTCTATGAAGACCTTTTCTCCAGCGATACCCGGACTTTTACTCATGCAGTCTTAGAGGGAGTTTTCCCCGTTTTACCGCAAGCTGATTAG
- the LOC116024185 gene encoding uncharacterized protein LOC116024185 encodes MSNVNVNALDSQRSSEDSNLLERSTRKRKVSDEVSGNATVIPAKSTPLEQLSPAAVDVVAETPMNEPTGSAMQIEIDGVVHQDAVPASGTGTEPPAPIAEALPRSYLDSVVGSGAGAAPFLLASLSDEDDAADPSGDDDLGSEELDPTCPRIRFTAKEKDQIRAPWRQSLIIKVMGRRVGYAYLLRRLLSMWHPKGRMELIALENDYFLVRFGMVEDLEFAKFEGPWMILDHYLIVKDWVPNFDLFEDTTEKVLVWVRFPNIPVEYYNLLCLRRIGNKLGRTVRVDHTTSLVSRGKFARVCVEIDITKPLLSTFTLEEKVWKVAYEGIHLVCFSCGLYGHRQDSCSHTAVDHVAVDSESGQPMTEQALSPSHSATPVVNTNVGTNAAQRTKPYGSWMLVTRKERRQPVQNSGPSNRAPVGGAGTERGAAGSRYAPLETEDGLGAVPENEAQTQLRRRPDKQPAVSGSVAVRQQAVARRANVIVNERQIANDRAEGRTGTHLEKEQASRRQTASGSGSRRAVEEDEHVVVRGENGGQVVNSTRVINGDSPEMTPVASTELSQEHHANPPDALDVEGDVVMEIEDPNGDNQMEGGTATNSV; translated from the coding sequence ATGAGTAACGTAAACGTAAACGCTCTCGATTCCCAACGGTCCTCTGAGGACTCCAATCTGCTTGAACGAAGCACGCGGAAACGGAAGGTTTCCGATGAGGTCTCTGGTAATGCGACGGTGATTCCGGCTAAGTCTACGCCCCTAGAGCAGCTTTCGCCTGCGGCAGTGGACGTTGTAGCGGAAACGCCAATGAATGAGCCGACGGGGTCGGCTATGCAGATCGAGATTGATGGAGTGGTTCATCAAGATGCCGTTCCTGCTAGCGGTACTGGGACGGAGCCACCAGCGCCAATCGCGGAGGCTTTGCCTAGATCATATCTGGACTCGGTGGTGGGCAGCGGTGCTGGTGCTGCTCCGTTTTTACTGGCGTCCCTCTCTGACGAGGATGATGCTGCTGATCCGTCAGGGGATGATGATCTGGGATCAGAGGAACTAGACCCCACTTGTCCTCGGATTCGATTCACTGCGAAGGAAAAAGATCAGATCAGGGCACCGTGGCGACAGTCTTTGATTATCAAAGTGATGGGTCGACGGGTTGGCTATGCATATCTCCTGCGACGTTTGCTCTCGATGTGGCACCCGAAAGGCCGTATGGAATTAATAGCGCTGGAAAATGACTACTTTTTAGTTCGTTTTGGGATGGTGGAGGATTTGGAATTTGCTAAGTTTGAAGGACCTTGGATGATCCTAGATCACTACCTGATCGTCAAGGATTGGGTGCCAAATTTCGATCTGTTTGAGGACACGACTGAGAAGGTTTTGGTGTGGGTTCGGTTCCCCAACATCCCCGTTGAATATTATAATCTCCTTTGTTTACGGCGAATCGGAAATAAACTTGGGCGCACGGTTCGCGTGGATCACACCACAAGTCTGGTTTCTAGAGGCAAGTTCGCAAGGGTTTGCGTTGAAATCGACATCACAAAGCCGCTTCTTTCGACGTTTACTTTGGAAGAAAAGGTTTGGAAAGTAGCGTACGAGGGGATTCATCTCGTGTGTTTCTCCTGTGGCCTTTATGGACATCGACAAGACTCATGCTCCCATACTGCGGTTGATCATGTCGCGGTTGATTCGGAAAGTGGCCAACCGATGACTGAACAAGCTCTGTCTCCGTCGCACAGTGCGACTCCTGTCGTGAATACTAACGTAGGCACGAATGCTGCACAGAGGACGAAACCGTATGGATCCTGGATGCTTGTAACGCGAAAAGAGCGGCGTCAACCAGTGCAAAATTCGGGTCCTAGCAATCGTGCTCCCGTCGGTGGGGCTGGTACTGAACGTGGAGCCGCTGGTTCCCGTTATGCACCTTTGGAGACGGAAGACGGCTTAGGCGCCGTCCCTGAGAATGAGGCCCAAACCCAGCTGAGGCGGCGACCAGACAAACAGCCTGCTGTGAGCGGTTCGGTGGCTGTGCGCCAACAAGCAGTGGCTCGAAGGGCAAATGTGATCGTGAACGAACGTCAGATTGCAAATGACAGGGCTGAGGGCCGAACGGGGACTCATTTAGAGAAGGAGCAGGCGTCCAGGCGTCAGACGGCTAGTGGCTCGGGGTCAAGGCGTGCGGTTGAGGAGGACGAACATGTGGTTGTTCGAGGCGAGAACGGGGGTCAAGTCGTTAATTCAACCAGGGTGATCAATGGGGATTCTCCAGAGATGACTCCAGTTGCATCGACAGAGCTTTCACAGGAGCACCATGCTAACCCTCCGGATGCCTTGGATGTGGAAGGCGATGTAGTGATGGAGATTGAGGATCCGAACGGAGACAATCAGATGGAGGGTGGCACTGCCACCAACTCTGTTTGA